One window of Paenibacillus sp. FSL K6-3182 genomic DNA carries:
- the ruvA gene encoding Holliday junction branch migration protein RuvA, whose protein sequence is MIDFLRGNVVHLESEYIVLDVRDTGYRVFTPNPYAFAKKEEPVVVYIHHNVREDAVLLFGFETREEQTLFRKLLEVSGIGPRVALGILSGGRPDAVIAAIQQENIAFLIKLPGIGKKTAQRMILDLKDKLIGAGLDGGLLTAAGVALDLTSSRHSGQGAGTAWQEAREGLAALGYTAAELDKAWNGLQHSVTAEESVDSLMKRALQQLFKG, encoded by the coding sequence ATGATCGATTTTTTAAGAGGCAATGTCGTCCATCTAGAATCCGAATATATCGTTCTGGACGTAAGAGATACCGGCTATCGTGTATTTACTCCTAATCCGTATGCATTTGCAAAAAAAGAAGAGCCCGTCGTCGTCTATATTCATCATAACGTTCGCGAGGATGCTGTCTTGTTGTTTGGCTTTGAGACGAGAGAGGAGCAGACGCTGTTCCGCAAGCTGCTGGAGGTATCCGGCATTGGTCCACGGGTCGCTTTGGGCATTTTGTCAGGTGGTCGACCGGATGCGGTTATAGCCGCTATTCAGCAGGAAAATATAGCGTTTCTCATTAAGCTTCCGGGCATAGGGAAAAAAACCGCACAGCGGATGATTCTAGATCTAAAGGACAAGCTGATCGGGGCGGGGCTGGATGGAGGTCTTTTGACTGCAGCAGGCGTTGCGCTTGATCTCACATCGAGCAGGCATTCAGGTCAAGGCGCAGGCACCGCTTGGCAGGAAGCAAGGGAAGGGCTTGCTGCGCTGGGCTACACAGCAGCGGAGCTTGATAAAGCATGGAATGGATTGCAGCATAGCGTTACGGCGGAGGAATCAGTCGATTCTTTGATGAAGCGGGCTTTGCAGCAGCTATTTAAAGGTTAA
- a CDS encoding SpoIID/LytB domain-containing protein, which yields MSIKRNMKRYLIMTIAIVLLATAWTGSPSQAAVPKLDNIRVALFMQLPGKYDDTTAAATFSSTGGMSIGVRKPDGINNWFNVDGAATARFAVDSFKVKVYESSTFASALAVQKRLQALKGTAFITSLSKNGAIIYQVIEGTYKTAAEAVTAQTKWKGDSELSKLVGGSNSVVQGPLHLESGPLTSKADAIAAASGFGAVGLDTYVAIRSQQSGSAYYSVMVGAAVSAAELQIVKAAAANASGGAALKEADASSAYLLIRNDHTVTAKAESSTELYMFAGNDTKVTVSPIGNDPIKLNERSARSYRGLFELSILNGRMAVVNELPFEQYLYSVVGVEMYPTWPIEALKAQAVAARTYALNRGFGFQIAHVVDTTLSQAYYGVGSERPSTIAAVEETAGEVALYNGKAIDAIYSANSGGFTADAKEAWGNAVPYMQAVKSPDASSEVGLNNWYRVVVPSGAIGYIREDLLAETGETTAAGSRIMLVNTNGTKVRKHPLIQDTIPVIATVDNGTRVVVLDKSVESNSMTWIRGPYSAQEMLTTINGKVKTPVSGPLKSLEVSQRGASGRATEITANGQKLAVTYPIDYRAALGVQGSLPSTLFQIEETAKVAMLGAGATTRTKPSDSNPVYMISAGGTKTEAVNANLFILDGSGNIRAATKEPSFRFVGSGNGHGVGLSQYGALSLAQQGYDYQYILKYYYKDVTIAKE from the coding sequence ATGTCAATTAAACGGAATATGAAGCGTTACTTAATCATGACGATCGCAATTGTACTGCTCGCTACAGCTTGGACAGGCTCTCCATCACAGGCGGCAGTACCAAAGCTCGACAATATCCGAGTTGCTTTGTTCATGCAATTGCCTGGGAAATACGATGATACGACAGCAGCTGCCACATTTTCGTCAACGGGTGGAATGAGCATCGGTGTAAGGAAGCCTGATGGCATCAATAATTGGTTTAATGTAGATGGAGCAGCTACAGCTCGATTCGCAGTTGACAGCTTTAAAGTCAAAGTGTACGAGAGCTCCACGTTTGCTTCAGCTCTAGCTGTGCAGAAACGTTTGCAAGCTTTGAAAGGTACTGCTTTTATAACCTCCCTTTCAAAAAATGGTGCAATCATCTATCAGGTTATTGAAGGTACATACAAAACAGCTGCAGAAGCTGTGACTGCACAAACGAAGTGGAAAGGTGATAGTGAGCTGTCTAAGCTAGTTGGAGGCTCGAACTCGGTGGTTCAAGGCCCACTTCATTTGGAGAGCGGTCCTTTGACCAGCAAAGCGGATGCGATAGCAGCAGCAAGCGGCTTCGGAGCAGTTGGCCTCGATACCTATGTTGCTATTCGTTCACAGCAAAGTGGATCAGCGTACTACTCGGTAATGGTAGGGGCGGCTGTATCAGCTGCTGAACTGCAAATTGTTAAAGCAGCTGCCGCAAATGCTTCAGGCGGAGCTGCATTGAAGGAGGCCGATGCTAGTTCGGCTTACTTGCTCATAAGAAATGATCATACCGTAACAGCCAAAGCTGAAAGCAGTACTGAGCTCTATATGTTTGCTGGCAACGATACGAAGGTTACGGTATCTCCAATCGGGAATGATCCAATTAAGCTAAACGAGCGGAGCGCTCGCAGCTATAGAGGACTATTTGAGCTTAGTATATTAAATGGACGGATGGCAGTAGTAAATGAACTTCCATTTGAACAATACTTATATTCAGTTGTAGGTGTGGAAATGTACCCTACATGGCCTATCGAAGCACTTAAGGCACAAGCGGTTGCTGCACGCACTTATGCTTTAAATCGAGGATTTGGTTTCCAAATCGCACATGTCGTGGATACGACTTTAAGCCAAGCTTATTACGGTGTAGGCTCAGAGCGGCCATCAACCATTGCTGCCGTCGAAGAGACAGCAGGCGAAGTTGCATTGTACAATGGAAAAGCAATTGATGCGATCTATTCAGCCAACAGTGGTGGATTTACGGCTGATGCCAAAGAAGCGTGGGGGAATGCAGTTCCTTATATGCAGGCTGTCAAAAGCCCGGACGCTTCATCGGAGGTAGGTTTGAACAATTGGTACCGCGTTGTTGTCCCTAGCGGAGCAATTGGTTATATTAGAGAGGATTTACTAGCTGAGACAGGAGAAACGACAGCAGCAGGAAGTCGTATCATGCTAGTAAATACAAACGGCACAAAAGTACGCAAGCATCCACTTATACAGGATACGATCCCTGTCATTGCAACGGTTGACAATGGAACACGGGTCGTTGTGCTGGATAAAAGTGTAGAATCCAATTCAATGACTTGGATACGTGGTCCTTACAGCGCACAAGAAATGTTAACAACGATTAACGGCAAAGTGAAAACTCCGGTCTCAGGTCCGCTCAAATCACTCGAAGTGAGCCAGCGCGGCGCTTCAGGACGTGCGACAGAAATTACAGCAAATGGACAAAAGCTAGCTGTTACTTATCCAATTGATTATCGTGCTGCACTAGGTGTACAGGGGTCCTTGCCTAGTACGTTGTTCCAGATTGAGGAAACCGCGAAGGTTGCTATGCTTGGTGCTGGAGCTACAACACGTACGAAGCCGTCGGATTCGAATCCTGTTTATATGATTAGTGCCGGAGGCACAAAAACAGAGGCGGTTAACGCTAACTTGTTTATATTAGATGGCAGCGGTAATATTCGCGCAGCTACGAAGGAGCCTTCATTCCGTTTTGTTGGGTCTGGCAACGGACACGGGGTCGGATTATCGCAATACGGAGCATTAAGCCTAGCTCAGCAAGGGTATGACTATCAATATATTTTGAAATACTACTACAAAGATGTCACCATCGCTAAGGAATGA
- the yajC gene encoding preprotein translocase subunit YajC, whose protein sequence is MLQAAGEAGSTNILQMIWPFVLMFAVFYFLLIRPQQKKQKTRASMLNQLKKGDKISTIGGLHGTVVELSDDTVVIRVNDTTKMTFERSAINTIINSAPASVDLEK, encoded by the coding sequence ATGTTGCAAGCAGCAGGTGAAGCAGGATCAACAAATATCCTACAAATGATTTGGCCTTTTGTGCTTATGTTTGCGGTTTTTTATTTCTTGCTTATCCGTCCGCAGCAGAAGAAACAAAAGACTCGTGCAAGCATGCTTAACCAATTGAAGAAAGGCGATAAAATTTCAACAATTGGTGGATTGCATGGCACAGTCGTTGAGCTGAGTGACGATACGGTTGTTATTCGTGTCAACGATACAACTAAAATGACATTTGAGCGCAGCGCAATTAATACAATTATCAACTCCGCACCAGCGTCGGTTGATTTAGAGAAATAA
- a CDS encoding BofC C-terminal domain-containing protein: MMEFSLWKNLKKRLKRKRRPVWMLGVIMFCLLAGWLFIANKNVVTAAPKPSANQTSVIQELEKLDGALSAKLRLVYVCGEESKLLGQLMSKEIVQLVLAHPEWKVMLNQEQGTVQFEERIEDLSEHCKANAYMGVDKKGNLTLYDGAPKKEKVVRTFFQLDVRYMESSLPQDKLDQLTKGIRITDMEEYNSVLSTYSDYAIEQNQKVMNPAYQQE, encoded by the coding sequence ATGATGGAATTCAGCCTTTGGAAAAACTTAAAGAAACGTTTAAAGAGAAAGCGGCGTCCCGTTTGGATGTTAGGCGTTATTATGTTTTGCTTGCTAGCAGGTTGGCTCTTTATCGCTAATAAAAATGTTGTCACAGCTGCACCCAAGCCATCAGCGAATCAAACGAGCGTTATTCAAGAGCTTGAGAAGCTTGATGGAGCGCTATCTGCAAAGCTGCGCCTCGTATATGTGTGCGGCGAAGAATCGAAGCTTCTGGGTCAATTGATGAGTAAAGAGATTGTTCAGCTAGTGCTTGCACATCCGGAGTGGAAGGTCATGTTGAATCAAGAACAGGGCACCGTTCAGTTTGAAGAGCGTATTGAGGATTTGTCCGAGCATTGTAAAGCGAATGCGTATATGGGCGTCGACAAGAAAGGGAATCTTACCCTTTATGACGGTGCTCCAAAAAAAGAAAAGGTTGTTCGAACCTTTTTCCAGCTGGACGTTCGCTATATGGAGAGCAGTTTGCCGCAGGATAAGCTGGACCAGCTTACCAAAGGGATTCGGATAACCGACATGGAAGAATATAATAGTGTTCTATCCACCTATAGCGACTATGCTATTGAGCAAAATCAGAAAGTTATGAACCCGGCTTATCAGCAAGAGTAA
- the tgt gene encoding tRNA guanosine(34) transglycosylase Tgt: MAVKYELIKQCKQSGARLGRVHTPHGVIETPTFMPVGTQATVKTMAPEELKAMDAQIILSNTYHLFLRPGHDIVRNAGGLHKFMNWDRPILTDSGGFQVFSLSEMRKITEEGVHFRSHLNGDKKFLSPEVAMEIQNALGSDIMMAFDECPPFPAEHDYVKKSLERTTRWAERCLKAHARPHDQGLFAIVQGGMYKDLRIQSANDLTSMDFPGYAIGGLSVGEPKHLMYDVLDYTVPILPANKPRYLMGVGSPDALIEGSIRGIDMFDCVLPTRIARNGTTMTSQGRLVIRNAKYAEDYGPLDPECSCYTCTNYSRAYIRHLIKADETFGMRLTTYHNLHFLLQLMRDVRQAIMDDRLLDFRDSFFTSYGLFDNEKGF; this comes from the coding sequence GTGGCTGTAAAATATGAATTAATCAAACAATGTAAACAATCAGGAGCAAGACTAGGACGTGTACACACTCCGCATGGTGTGATTGAGACGCCTACCTTTATGCCGGTAGGAACACAAGCTACTGTGAAAACGATGGCTCCTGAAGAGCTAAAAGCGATGGATGCTCAAATTATTTTGAGCAACACCTACCATTTGTTCCTAAGACCGGGCCATGACATTGTAAGAAATGCTGGTGGATTGCATAAGTTCATGAACTGGGATCGTCCAATTCTAACAGACAGCGGCGGATTCCAAGTTTTTAGTCTTAGCGAAATGCGTAAGATTACCGAGGAAGGCGTACACTTTCGTTCCCATCTTAATGGCGACAAAAAATTTCTTTCACCAGAAGTAGCGATGGAAATTCAGAATGCTCTTGGCTCTGATATTATGATGGCATTTGATGAATGTCCGCCATTTCCTGCCGAGCATGACTATGTGAAGAAATCGTTGGAGCGTACGACTCGTTGGGCAGAGCGCTGCCTTAAGGCTCATGCAAGACCGCATGACCAAGGGCTGTTCGCTATCGTTCAGGGGGGGATGTACAAAGATTTGCGCATTCAAAGCGCAAATGATTTGACTTCCATGGATTTCCCGGGGTATGCTATTGGTGGACTGAGTGTTGGAGAGCCTAAACATCTGATGTATGATGTTCTCGACTATACGGTTCCCATTTTGCCAGCGAATAAACCACGCTACCTTATGGGAGTTGGATCGCCGGATGCATTAATTGAAGGGTCTATCCGCGGTATTGATATGTTCGATTGTGTTCTGCCAACGCGTATTGCTCGCAATGGGACAACCATGACAAGCCAAGGCAGACTCGTCATCCGTAATGCGAAGTACGCTGAGGATTATGGTCCTCTGGATCCAGAGTGCTCATGCTATACATGCACGAATTATTCCAGAGCTTATATCCGGCATTTAATTAAAGCGGATGAGACGTTCGGTATGAGACTGACGACTTATCACAATTTGCATTTCTTGCTACAACTCATGCGGGACGTTCGGCAAGCGATCATGGATGACCGGCTTTTGGATTTCCGGGATTCCTTCTTCACAAGCTACGGCCTGTTCGATAATGAGAAAGGGTTTTGA
- a CDS encoding LysM peptidoglycan-binding domain-containing protein yields the protein MKIHIVKKGESLYFIGQKYNVSLEELLKLNPGITNPDAIDVGMKLKIPSSIAGGAGGGMDIMHQHIVKQGDTLWKLSKAWGVPLADMIKANPQLKNPNVLLTGEVVNIPKVGETMTEGTGGQGTGGTGQQAGQSVAQNTGGHHALHPSSIMQGVQGWVGKLSTAPIIGKTPTAPIAGKTPTAPIAPAPVAPAPETPVAPVQEKKPTAPIVKPVEPAPLPAPKAAAVEPAKKALPIEKPVEKKLKPIHSEYKPNVDLFKQYGIPATEALSLYDLPKAPEAISPAAQQPTYGGYGHHQPMMTMPAQMGYGYGQPMTMPIQSGYGFGQPMTMPAHMEHGYGYGDWHQPVPFGSTVSPMHEGNEAPFECPPGMVFVGSYPSPSSMPMGVGPEWGYGYPMINPLQHGMQESGQMVAGTSAFPNQSMVSPLATQPNQGMVSPLATQPNQGMVSPLATQPNQGMVSPLATQPNQGMVSPLATQPNQGMVSPLATKPNKGKVSPQATQPNQGSVSPLATQPNQGSVSPLATQPNQGAVSPFATQPNQGAVSPFAAQPNQGAVSPFATQPNQGAVSTFATQPNQGAVSPFATQPNQGMVSPFATQPNQGMVSPFATQPNQGMVSPFATQPNQGMVSPFASQPNQGMVSPFATQPNQGMAFPSSMQPEYGYGSGYGHGGHGNVMPVQVQNDGGYGYPVAGFSPYSQPFPSNQGWPQTAGVGNMNQDDCGCKGNRSDQNTAKAADVQIEKPVKIVVPKKSNKKAVIRTVSTRPNKPKKRGNQPWINR from the coding sequence GTGAAAATCCATATTGTGAAGAAGGGCGAGTCGTTATACTTTATCGGCCAAAAGTATAATGTTTCGCTCGAAGAGCTTTTGAAGCTGAACCCGGGTATTACGAATCCGGACGCCATTGATGTTGGCATGAAGCTGAAAATTCCTTCAAGCATCGCGGGCGGCGCAGGAGGCGGAATGGACATCATGCATCAGCATATTGTGAAACAAGGTGATACCCTTTGGAAGCTCTCGAAAGCTTGGGGCGTGCCGCTCGCGGATATGATTAAAGCGAATCCGCAGCTCAAAAATCCGAATGTATTGCTTACTGGTGAAGTTGTGAATATCCCTAAAGTAGGCGAAACCATGACTGAAGGAACTGGTGGCCAAGGTACTGGAGGTACTGGACAACAAGCTGGGCAGAGCGTGGCACAAAACACGGGAGGTCATCACGCCCTTCACCCAAGCTCAATCATGCAAGGGGTACAGGGCTGGGTCGGAAAGCTTTCTACAGCGCCTATTATTGGAAAAACACCTACAGCTCCAATTGCAGGCAAGACGCCAACTGCGCCTATTGCACCAGCACCAGTAGCCCCTGCTCCTGAAACGCCTGTTGCACCTGTTCAAGAGAAAAAACCAACAGCACCTATTGTGAAGCCAGTAGAACCAGCTCCTCTTCCTGCCCCTAAGGCGGCAGCAGTTGAGCCAGCCAAAAAGGCACTGCCAATCGAAAAGCCTGTTGAGAAAAAGCTAAAACCGATTCATTCCGAATACAAGCCAAATGTTGATTTATTCAAGCAATATGGCATCCCAGCAACCGAAGCATTATCCTTGTATGATTTGCCAAAAGCACCTGAAGCAATCTCGCCAGCTGCACAACAGCCTACTTACGGAGGATATGGGCATCATCAGCCAATGATGACTATGCCTGCTCAGATGGGATATGGTTATGGGCAACCGATGACCATGCCAATTCAGTCGGGGTATGGATTTGGTCAACCAATGACCATGCCTGCTCACATGGAACATGGCTACGGTTACGGAGATTGGCATCAACCTGTGCCATTCGGAAGTACGGTAAGCCCAATGCATGAAGGCAACGAGGCGCCATTTGAGTGTCCGCCGGGGATGGTATTTGTCGGCAGTTACCCATCTCCATCCAGCATGCCAATGGGCGTTGGCCCTGAATGGGGTTATGGTTATCCCATGATAAATCCACTCCAGCATGGCATGCAGGAAAGTGGTCAAATGGTAGCCGGAACTTCTGCTTTCCCGAACCAAAGCATGGTATCGCCGCTGGCAACACAGCCGAACCAAGGCATGGTATCGCCGCTGGCAACACAGCCGAACCAAGGCATGGTATCACCACTGGCAACACAGCCAAACCAAGGCATGGTATCGCCGCTGGCAACACAGCCGAACCAAGGCATGGTATCGCCGCTGGCAACACAGCCGAACCAAGGCATGGTATCGCCGCTGGCAACAAAGCCGAATAAAGGTAAGGTGTCCCCTCAAGCGACACAGCCAAACCAAGGCAGTGTATCACCGCTGGCGACACAGCCGAACCAAGGCAGTGTATCACCGCTGGCGACACAGCCGAACCAAGGCGCGGTATCGCCATTTGCGACGCAACCAAACCAAGGCGCGGTATCGCCATTTGCGGCACAGCCGAACCAAGGTGCGGTATCGCCATTTGCGACACAGCCGAACCAAGGCGCAGTATCGACATTTGCGACACAGCCAAACCAAGGTGCAGTATCGCCGTTTGCAACACAGCCAAACCAAGGCATGGTATCGCCATTTGCAACACAGCCGAACCAAGGCATGGTATCGCCGTTTGCAACGCAGCCAAACCAAGGCATGGTATCGCCGTTTGCAACACAGCCGAACCAAGGCATGGTATCGCCGTTTGCATCGCAGCCGAACCAAGGCATGGTATCGCCGTTTGCAACACAGCCGAACCAAGGGATGGCTTTCCCATCGAGCATGCAGCCTGAGTATGGTTATGGCTCCGGCTATGGTCATGGCGGGCATGGGAATGTAATGCCGGTTCAAGTGCAAAATGATGGCGGCTATGGTTATCCTGTAGCTGGTTTCTCCCCATACTCACAGCCGTTTCCATCTAATCAAGGCTGGCCTCAAACAGCCGGTGTAGGCAATATGAATCAAGACGATTGCGGCTGCAAGGGAAATCGTTCTGATCAAAACACCGCAAAGGCGGCTGACGTACAAATTGAAAAACCAGTAAAGATAGTTGTACCAAAGAAATCGAACAAGAAAGCAGTTATTCGAACAGTTTCCACACGGCCTAATAAACCGAAAAAACGTGGAAATCAGCCTTGGATCAATCGTTAA
- the ruvB gene encoding Holliday junction branch migration DNA helicase RuvB has protein sequence MDDRIISANLMMEDQAVELSLRPRYLAEYIGQTKAKENLKIYIEAAKLRKEALDHVLLYGPPGLGKTTLSNIIANELGVSLRTTSGPAIERPGDLAALLTNLQEGDVLFIDEIHRLHRTVEEVLYPAMEDFALDIMIGKGPSARSVRLDLPPFTLIGATTRAGLLSAPLRDRFGVVSRLEFYTMDELAFIVARTAEILNVSIVGEAASEIAMRSRGTPRIANRLLKRVRDFAQVRGDGVITHDIARSALELLQVDKMGLDLIDFKMLQAMMTTFAGRPVGLDTIAATIGEESQTIEDVYEPYLMQIGFLQRTPRGRIATENAYRHLGLPIPGR, from the coding sequence ATGGATGATAGAATCATTTCCGCCAACCTGATGATGGAAGATCAGGCAGTTGAGCTCAGCTTGCGTCCCCGTTATTTAGCCGAATATATTGGGCAAACAAAAGCCAAGGAAAACTTGAAAATATATATTGAAGCAGCAAAATTGCGCAAAGAAGCGCTAGATCATGTACTGCTGTATGGTCCTCCAGGTCTTGGTAAAACGACTTTGTCGAACATTATTGCCAATGAGCTAGGAGTGAGCCTTCGCACGACATCGGGACCTGCAATTGAACGTCCTGGTGATCTTGCTGCACTGCTCACGAACCTGCAGGAAGGCGATGTACTCTTTATTGATGAAATTCATCGCCTTCATCGTACAGTAGAAGAAGTATTGTACCCGGCAATGGAAGACTTTGCACTCGATATTATGATTGGCAAAGGGCCCAGCGCTCGATCGGTTCGACTCGATTTGCCGCCTTTTACCTTGATTGGCGCAACTACAAGAGCAGGGCTTTTATCTGCACCGCTTCGTGATCGTTTTGGCGTAGTGAGCCGATTAGAATTTTATACGATGGATGAGCTTGCGTTTATCGTGGCTAGAACAGCAGAAATATTGAACGTCAGCATTGTAGGTGAAGCGGCTTCTGAGATTGCAATGCGGTCTCGAGGAACACCGCGGATTGCGAATCGTCTTCTTAAACGAGTGCGTGATTTTGCGCAGGTGCGCGGCGACGGCGTGATCACACATGATATCGCGCGTTCGGCGCTTGAGCTGCTGCAGGTAGATAAAATGGGACTCGACCTCATCGATTTCAAAATGCTGCAAGCAATGATGACTACTTTTGCCGGCAGGCCAGTTGGCCTTGATACGATTGCAGCAACGATAGGCGAAGAAAGCCAAACGATTGAGGATGTCTATGAGCCGTATTTAATGCAAATTGGTTTTTTACAGCGAACGCCGCGAGGCCGGATTGCTACGGAAAACGCCTATCGTCACCTAGGTCTACCAATACCGGGGAGGTAG
- the ruvC gene encoding crossover junction endodeoxyribonuclease RuvC: MRVLGIDPGYAIVGFGFIDKIGHKLTPVQYGAIQTEAHTPSEQRLLQVYESAGALMDKYKPDTVGIEKLFFNRNVTTAFDVAQARGAIILAAAQRGLPIGEYTPLQVKQAVVGYGKAEKKQVQEMVKVFLKLSAVPKPDDVADALAVAICHAHSVVLNQKINEVKRS; encoded by the coding sequence TTGCGCGTTCTTGGAATTGACCCTGGTTATGCGATCGTTGGATTTGGTTTCATAGATAAGATCGGACACAAGCTTACGCCCGTGCAATACGGTGCGATTCAGACGGAAGCTCATACGCCTTCAGAGCAGCGTTTGCTGCAAGTTTACGAGTCTGCGGGCGCTTTAATGGATAAATATAAGCCGGATACTGTGGGCATAGAGAAACTATTTTTTAATCGAAACGTGACGACGGCTTTTGATGTGGCGCAGGCTAGGGGCGCTATTATTTTGGCTGCTGCGCAGCGCGGATTGCCTATTGGCGAATATACGCCGCTTCAAGTAAAGCAGGCGGTTGTTGGTTATGGCAAAGCGGAGAAGAAACAAGTGCAAGAAATGGTTAAGGTTTTTTTGAAGCTTTCGGCAGTGCCGAAGCCCGATGATGTTGCCGATGCGCTCGCTGTTGCGATCTGTCATGCGCACTCGGTCGTACTCAATCAGAAAATAAATGAGGTGAAACGTTCATGA
- a CDS encoding DUF393 domain-containing protein — translation MSSRANGAAEKLYVIYDGHCNLCLGSIAKLRELHSKADLHYVQIQQLEAAGSTEQLIPSVGLLKFEELYEKMHVADEQGQLFAGADGIVRILRTVKGFRWLSVLYRIPGMKSIANRLYKFVAKRRYEWFGSTEQSCSVNGCELPRKREENNRNVN, via the coding sequence ATGAGTTCCAGAGCCAATGGTGCCGCTGAGAAACTTTATGTTATCTATGATGGCCATTGCAATCTGTGCCTGGGTTCCATTGCGAAGCTGAGGGAGCTTCATTCTAAAGCGGATTTGCATTATGTTCAAATTCAACAGTTGGAGGCAGCAGGCAGTACGGAACAGCTAATTCCTTCCGTTGGTCTGTTGAAATTTGAAGAGTTGTATGAGAAAATGCATGTTGCTGATGAGCAGGGGCAGCTCTTTGCTGGTGCGGATGGAATTGTCCGTATTTTAAGAACGGTAAAGGGCTTTCGCTGGCTATCCGTACTTTATCGAATACCTGGTATGAAAAGCATAGCAAATCGTCTGTACAAATTTGTAGCCAAAAGAAGATATGAATGGTTTGGATCTACAGAACAAAGCTGTTCCGTTAATGGCTGCGAATTGCCGCGGAAGAGGGAGGAGAACAACAGGAATGTCAATTAA
- the queA gene encoding tRNA preQ1(34) S-adenosylmethionine ribosyltransferase-isomerase QueA: protein MNVEWFDFELPEHLIAQTPLLDRTASKLLALNKQTGELTHNRFTDLEQYVKPGDVLVLNDTRVIPARLTGMKSDTGAKIELLLLKQLEDGSWDALGKPAKRLKVGTALSFGDDGAGNPLLRAVVEQEGEMGGRTIRFEYEGIFQELLDRLGEMPLPPYIKERLEERERYQTVYSKHAGSAAAPTAGLHFTEEFLQRLQAKGVKLAYVTLHVGLGTFRPMSVDLVEEHEMHAEYYELSEQNAEIINEAKRSGARIIAVGTTSSRTLETVAARFEGKAIEACNGWTSIFIFPGYEFKLVNALLTNFHLPKSTLVMLVSALAGRDAVMHAYEEAIAHEYRFFSFGDAMFIY, encoded by the coding sequence ATGAACGTAGAATGGTTTGATTTTGAATTACCGGAACATTTAATTGCTCAAACGCCATTGCTTGACAGAACGGCCTCGAAATTGCTTGCATTAAACAAGCAAACAGGCGAATTGACGCACAATAGATTTACGGATTTAGAGCAGTATGTTAAGCCTGGAGACGTTCTAGTTCTAAATGACACTAGAGTTATTCCAGCCAGGTTAACGGGGATGAAGAGCGATACGGGTGCTAAGATTGAGCTATTGTTATTGAAACAGCTCGAGGATGGCAGCTGGGATGCGCTCGGAAAACCGGCTAAACGTTTAAAGGTCGGCACCGCACTCTCCTTTGGAGATGATGGTGCAGGCAATCCGCTGCTGCGCGCTGTTGTTGAGCAAGAAGGCGAAATGGGCGGACGTACGATACGTTTTGAATATGAGGGGATATTCCAGGAGCTGCTTGACCGTCTTGGAGAAATGCCATTGCCTCCGTATATCAAGGAAAGGCTTGAAGAACGCGAGCGATATCAAACCGTGTATTCCAAACATGCGGGATCAGCAGCAGCACCAACGGCTGGCTTGCATTTTACGGAAGAATTTCTTCAGCGTCTGCAAGCGAAGGGCGTTAAACTCGCCTACGTAACACTGCATGTTGGACTAGGCACATTCCGCCCGATGTCCGTTGACCTTGTTGAGGAGCATGAAATGCATGCAGAGTATTATGAGCTGAGTGAACAAAATGCCGAAATAATTAATGAAGCCAAACGGAGCGGGGCACGTATTATCGCTGTAGGAACAACTTCATCTCGCACGCTGGAAACTGTTGCTGCTCGCTTTGAAGGAAAAGCAATCGAAGCTTGCAACGGCTGGACATCTATTTTTATTTTCCCAGGTTACGAGTTTAAGCTTGTCAATGCATTACTCACCAATTTTCATCTACCAAAGTCAACGCTCGTTATGCTTGTAAGTGCGCTGGCTGGACGAGATGCTGTCATGCACGCCTATGAAGAAGCGATTGCTCATGAATATCGATTTTTCAGCTTTGGCGATGCCATGTTTATTTACTAA